A region from the Candidatus Tenderia electrophaga genome encodes:
- a CDS encoding NADH dehydrogenase: MSQAKSQSKLDLISDAARAEIDQWVAKYPEDRKDSACMPALRILQDQNGGWLTTELMDAVAEYLDMPPIAVYEVATFYSMYEHEPVGRHKICVCTNISCMLCGSDDVVKHLNEKLGIKFGETTEDGRYSLKEVECLGACGGAPMMQVGRSYYENLTPEKIDAILDSLE, encoded by the coding sequence ATGTCCCAAGCTAAGTCCCAGAGTAAATTAGATTTGATTAGCGACGCAGCACGCGCCGAAATCGATCAGTGGGTCGCCAAGTACCCGGAGGACCGCAAGGATTCCGCCTGTATGCCCGCGTTGCGGATTCTGCAGGATCAAAACGGTGGTTGGTTGACCACCGAACTGATGGACGCGGTGGCCGAATATCTCGACATGCCGCCCATCGCCGTCTATGAAGTGGCGACCTTTTATTCAATGTACGAGCATGAGCCCGTCGGTCGCCACAAGATTTGTGTCTGTACCAACATTTCGTGCATGTTGTGCGGCTCCGACGATGTCGTCAAACACCTCAACGAGAAGCTGGGCATCAAGTTCGGCGAGACCACCGAGGACGGTAGGTACAGCCTCAAGGAAGTGGAGTGCCTGGGTGCCTGCGGCGGTGCACCGATGATGCAAGTCGGTCGCAGCTATTACGAGAACCTGACCCCGGAAAAGATAGACGCTATCCTGGATAGCCTCGAGTAA
- a CDS encoding NADH dehydrogenase (Catalyzes the transfer of electrons from NADH to quinone), with product MAEIRNYTMNFGPQHPSAHGVLRLVLELDGEVIERADPHIGLLHRATEKLAEGKPYHHNIGYMDRLDYVSMMCNEHGYVLAMEKLLDLEIPMRAQYIRVMFDEVTRILNHLLWLGAHALDIGAMTVFLYAFREREDLLDAYEAVSGARMHATYYRPGGVARDLPDTMPAYQTSKWHNAKEVERMNHNRGGSLLDFLEDFTRRFPTYVDEYETLLTDNRIWKQRTVGIGVVSPERAMQLGFTGAMLRGSGIEWDLRKKQPYEVYDRLDFDIPVGVNGDCYDRYLVRVEEMRQSNRIVRQCIEWLRKNPGPVRVDNYKVTPPKRELMKGDMEALIHHFKLYTEGFCLPEGEAYAAVEHPKGEFGIYLVSDGANKPYRMKIRAPGFAHISALDEMSRGHMIADVVAILGTQDIVFGEVDR from the coding sequence GTGGCTGAGATTCGCAACTACACCATGAACTTCGGGCCCCAGCATCCCTCCGCCCATGGGGTGCTGCGGTTGGTGCTGGAACTGGACGGCGAGGTCATCGAACGTGCCGATCCGCATATCGGTCTGTTGCACCGCGCCACCGAGAAGCTGGCCGAAGGCAAGCCCTATCATCACAATATCGGCTATATGGATCGGCTCGACTATGTTTCCATGATGTGTAACGAGCACGGTTACGTGCTGGCCATGGAAAAACTGCTCGATCTCGAAATCCCGATGCGGGCGCAATATATCCGTGTCATGTTCGACGAGGTCACCCGCATCCTGAACCACCTGCTGTGGCTGGGTGCCCATGCCCTTGATATCGGGGCCATGACGGTATTCCTCTACGCCTTTCGCGAACGCGAAGACCTGCTCGATGCTTACGAGGCCGTCTCCGGCGCTCGCATGCATGCGACCTATTATCGCCCCGGCGGTGTGGCGCGTGATCTGCCCGACACCATGCCCGCCTACCAGACCTCCAAGTGGCATAACGCCAAAGAGGTCGAGCGCATGAACCACAATCGCGGGGGTTCATTGCTGGACTTTCTGGAAGACTTTACCCGGCGCTTCCCGACCTATGTGGACGAATATGAGACCCTGCTGACCGATAATCGGATCTGGAAACAACGTACCGTCGGCATCGGCGTGGTCTCCCCCGAGCGTGCCATGCAGCTTGGGTTCACCGGCGCCATGCTGCGCGGTTCCGGTATTGAATGGGACTTGCGCAAGAAGCAACCCTATGAAGTTTACGATCGCCTGGATTTTGATATACCGGTCGGTGTGAACGGTGACTGTTATGACCGTTATCTGGTACGGGTCGAGGAGATGCGCCAGTCGAACCGTATTGTGCGCCAATGTATCGAATGGTTGCGCAAGAACCCCGGTCCGGTCCGGGTCGACAATTACAAGGTCACGCCGCCCAAGCGCGAATTGATGAAGGGCGACATGGAGGCGTTGATCCATCATTTCAAACTGTATACCGAAGGCTTTTGCCTGCCGGAAGGCGAGGCCTATGCGGCGGTGGAACACCCCAAGGGTGAATTCGGCATCTATCTGGTTTCCGACGGCGCCAACAAACCCTATCGCATGAAGATCCGGGCGCCGGGCTTTGCCCACATCTCGGCCCTGGATGAAATGTCCCGCGGCCACATGATCGCCGACGTCGTCGCCATCCTCGGCACGCAGGATATTGTATTTGGAGAGGTTGACCGCTGA
- a CDS encoding NADH dehydrogenase: MSTSNEKLVERLENRFGDSIKNCRVAADEVTIEINRNELLEVCAALRDDAGLHFELLIDLCGVDYSEYGEGAWQGLRFAVVYHLLSIKNNCRLRLRVFTDDDEPRVDSVVGIWSGANWFERECFDLFGILFDGHPDLRRLLTDYGFIGHPFRKDFPLLGHVEMRYDPERRRVVYEPVETEMRMIVPRVIRDDNRYEADSKGIPDRG; the protein is encoded by the coding sequence ATGTCAACTTCGAATGAGAAATTGGTCGAGCGCCTGGAAAATCGTTTTGGCGACAGTATTAAGAATTGTCGTGTGGCGGCTGACGAGGTCACTATTGAGATCAATCGCAACGAGCTGCTCGAGGTTTGCGCCGCCTTGCGTGATGATGCCGGGCTCCATTTTGAGCTGCTGATCGATCTTTGTGGCGTGGACTATTCCGAGTATGGCGAGGGCGCCTGGCAGGGGTTGCGCTTTGCCGTGGTGTATCACCTGCTGTCGATCAAGAATAACTGTCGCCTGCGTCTGCGCGTGTTCACCGACGATGACGAACCGCGGGTGGACTCGGTGGTCGGTATCTGGAGCGGCGCCAATTGGTTCGAGCGCGAGTGCTTCGATCTGTTCGGTATTCTGTTCGACGGCCATCCTGACCTGCGCCGTCTGTTGACCGACTACGGCTTTATCGGCCATCCCTTCCGTAAGGACTTCCCGCTGCTGGGGCATGTGGAGATGCGCTACGATCCGGAGCGCCGGCGTGTGGTGTATGAGCCCGTGGAGACCGAGATGCGCATGATCGTACCGCGCGTGATTCGCGACGACAATCGCTACGAAGCAGACTCAAAAGGGATTCCGGACCGTGGCTGA
- a CDS encoding NADH dehydrogenase (part of NADH-ubiquinone oxidoreductase complex I; shuttles electrons from NADH, via FMN and iron-sulfur (Fe-S) centers, to quinones in the respiratory chain; NuoF is part of the soluble NADH dehydrogenase fragment, which represents the electron input part of NADH dehydrogenase), with product MANEVCFRNNHLDKPWTLDTYQSTGGYEVWKKILKEKTSPEEIIEQVKLSALRGRGGAGFPTGLKWSFMPRNSAGQKYIVCNSDEGEPGTFKDRDILRYNPHQLVEGMAIAGYTIGATMGYNYIRGEFWEPYERFQAAIEEARAAGLLGKNIMGSGIDFDLETHLGAGAYICGEETALLESLEGKKGQPRFKPPFPASYGLYGRPTTINNTETLASVPMILKNGGQWFLDLGKPNNGGTKIFSVSGHVNKPGNYEVAMGMPFAELLEMAGGIRHGHTLKAVIPGGSSVPVLPGEVMMETDMDYDSIGKAGSMLGAGSVIIMDETTCMVRALGRLSHFYYEESCGQCTPCREGTGWLARVVHRIEHGEGRQQDLDMLDDVAGKIMGRTICALGDAAAMPVASFLKHFRDEFQYHIDHGKCMV from the coding sequence ATGGCTAACGAAGTCTGTTTTCGCAACAATCATCTGGACAAGCCCTGGACGCTGGATACCTATCAGAGTACCGGCGGCTATGAGGTGTGGAAAAAGATCCTCAAGGAGAAGACCTCGCCGGAGGAGATCATCGAGCAGGTCAAGCTCTCGGCCCTGCGCGGTCGCGGCGGCGCCGGTTTCCCCACCGGTCTCAAGTGGAGCTTTATGCCGCGCAATTCCGCCGGCCAGAAATATATCGTCTGCAACTCGGACGAGGGCGAGCCGGGGACCTTCAAGGATCGGGACATCCTGCGCTATAACCCGCACCAATTGGTGGAGGGCATGGCCATTGCCGGTTACACCATCGGCGCCACCATGGGTTACAACTATATTCGTGGTGAATTCTGGGAGCCCTATGAGCGTTTTCAGGCTGCCATTGAAGAGGCGCGCGCCGCCGGTCTGCTGGGCAAGAACATCATGGGCTCGGGCATCGATTTTGATCTTGAGACCCATCTGGGCGCCGGCGCCTATATCTGTGGTGAAGAAACCGCGCTGCTGGAGTCCCTGGAAGGCAAGAAGGGTCAGCCGCGTTTCAAGCCGCCGTTTCCCGCCAGTTACGGGCTCTACGGTCGGCCGACCACGATCAACAACACGGAGACCCTGGCCTCCGTGCCCATGATATTGAAGAACGGGGGGCAGTGGTTCCTGGATCTGGGCAAGCCCAACAACGGCGGCACCAAGATCTTTTCCGTTTCCGGTCACGTCAACAAGCCGGGCAATTATGAAGTCGCCATGGGTATGCCCTTCGCCGAATTGTTGGAGATGGCGGGCGGTATCCGCCACGGCCATACGCTGAAGGCGGTTATCCCGGGTGGCTCTTCGGTACCGGTGCTGCCGGGCGAGGTGATGATGGAAACCGATATGGATTACGATTCCATCGGCAAGGCCGGCTCCATGCTCGGCGCCGGCTCGGTCATCATCATGGACGAGACCACTTGTATGGTCAGGGCCTTGGGACGCTTGTCGCATTTTTATTATGAAGAGTCCTGCGGCCAATGCACCCCGTGCCGTGAAGGCACCGGCTGGCTGGCGCGCGTGGTGCATCGCATTGAACACGGTGAGGGGCGTCAGCAGGACTTGGACATGCTCGACGACGTGGCCGGCAAGATCATGGGGCGCACGATTTGCGCCTTGGGCGACGCCGCCGCCATGCCGGTGGCCAGCTTCCTGAAACATTTCCGCGATGAGTTCCAATACCACATCGACCATGGCAAGTGCATGGTGTGA